In Triticum urartu cultivar G1812 chromosome 6, Tu2.1, whole genome shotgun sequence, the following proteins share a genomic window:
- the LOC125514344 gene encoding auxin-responsive protein SAUR71-like gives MKRLFRRLSRVAAADSSSAAAATAYRQLRAPKQSASAAGGGCAKVPQGHVPVCVGEEGGPVERFAVRADLLGRPAFAALLLRAAQEYGYGHPGALRIPCPVADFRRLLVRLSDDPYADEC, from the coding sequence atGAAGCGCCTCTTCCGACGGCTCTCCCGCGTCGCCGCGGCCGACTCCTCCTCCGCGGCTGCCGCCACGGCGTACCGGCAGCTCCGCGCGCCGAAGCAGTCAGCgtcggcggccggcggcggctgCGCCAAGGTGCCGCAGGGGCACGTGCCGGTGTGCGTCGGCGAGGAGGGCGGGCCCGTGGAGCGGTTCGCGGTGCGCGCGGACCTGCTGGGCCGGCCGGCCTTCGCGGCGCTGctcctgcgcgccgcccaggagTACGGCTACGGCCACCCCGGCGCGCTCCGCATCCCCTGCCCCGTCGCCGACTTCCGCCGCCTCCtcgtccgcctctccgacgaccCCTACGCCGACGAGTGCTAG